A genome region from Mycobacterium florentinum includes the following:
- a CDS encoding amino acid permease, with protein sequence MTTSASKLRLPLSVQDIAKRIFLGEPLITEELAGEKLSNPVALGALSPDAISSTAYGPEQILIELLPAAGLAAFALLLPITGVILLILVLVTASYRQVVMAYTRAGGSYIVARENFGPRVAQVAAAALLIDYVVTVAVQAAAGTVAVVSAIPSLGPHSLQITVGVVLLICFLNLRGLKEAGWQFAFATYFFIVMVGLTIVVGVARVLIGDLPVYDPMQLPGTVPVHKADGLVMGATILTLLRSFANGGSSLTGVEAISNTVDLFRKPQGRNARRVLTAMATVLGFLLAGVAYLAFETHATPYESEYPSVLSQIARAVFGGGVLGNIFYILVQTATAAILFTGANTSFNGFPALASFVAEDRFLPRQLMKRGHRLVFSNGIIALTALSVVLLVVTGGSVNALVPFYAIGVFTGFSMAGYGMTKHHLTHRESGWRTRLVINLSAGILSTVVVAIFAVAKFTEGAWLVVIVFPVLVFILMRLNQEYRAEAAILEMFRTERPDLVKYARHKVFVFVNSVDLAVIEALRYGKGLRADEMIAVHFMVDAAYAAQIRKRWDHFELDTRLRVVDCPDRRIIRAAQLFIAKSIDEQRNTNVTALLPRRTYNPLVGRLLHDRTADKIARAVSMIPDAAATIVPYDVQTRIEEAYPERFEQRIAHELEKFGEWVTRGEDEKVEAYEHPDPSRSVITVASLIPGRRATFEGRVNEVEDTSKGRRTIRSIVVGDHSGEITVVFPSGHGGADIQPGQLLRITGKPKQSGNRPMSMVDPMYHIVEDPAQAGRPGASQPSAT encoded by the coding sequence GTGACAACTTCGGCTAGCAAACTGCGCCTCCCGCTGTCGGTCCAGGACATCGCCAAGCGCATCTTCTTGGGAGAGCCGCTTATCACCGAGGAGCTGGCAGGCGAGAAACTGTCGAATCCGGTTGCCCTGGGCGCGCTTTCACCCGACGCGATCTCGTCGACCGCCTATGGCCCCGAGCAGATTCTGATCGAACTGCTGCCGGCGGCGGGCCTGGCGGCGTTCGCCTTGTTGCTTCCCATCACCGGCGTCATTCTGCTGATCCTGGTGTTGGTGACCGCGTCCTACCGGCAGGTCGTGATGGCCTACACGCGCGCGGGCGGGTCCTACATCGTGGCGCGCGAGAATTTCGGGCCGCGGGTCGCTCAGGTGGCCGCCGCGGCGCTGTTGATCGACTATGTGGTGACGGTCGCGGTGCAGGCGGCGGCCGGGACCGTGGCGGTGGTGTCGGCCATCCCGTCGCTGGGGCCGCACAGCCTGCAAATCACGGTCGGCGTGGTGCTGCTCATCTGCTTCTTGAACCTGCGCGGGTTGAAGGAAGCGGGCTGGCAGTTCGCGTTCGCCACCTACTTCTTCATCGTCATGGTCGGCCTGACGATCGTGGTCGGCGTCGCGCGGGTGCTGATCGGCGACCTGCCCGTGTACGACCCCATGCAGCTGCCAGGCACGGTGCCGGTGCACAAGGCGGACGGCTTGGTGATGGGCGCGACGATCCTGACCCTGCTGCGCTCGTTCGCCAACGGTGGTTCGTCGCTGACCGGGGTCGAGGCGATCTCCAACACCGTCGACCTGTTTCGAAAGCCGCAGGGCCGCAACGCACGTCGGGTGCTCACCGCGATGGCGACCGTCCTGGGGTTCCTGCTCGCCGGGGTCGCCTATCTCGCGTTCGAGACGCACGCGACGCCGTACGAGAGTGAATATCCGTCGGTACTGTCCCAGATCGCGCGTGCGGTCTTCGGTGGCGGCGTGCTCGGCAACATCTTCTACATCCTGGTTCAGACGGCCACGGCCGCGATTCTGTTCACCGGCGCGAACACCAGTTTCAACGGTTTCCCGGCGCTGGCGAGTTTCGTCGCCGAGGATCGTTTCCTGCCCCGGCAGTTGATGAAACGCGGTCACCGCCTGGTGTTTTCGAATGGCATCATCGCGCTCACCGCACTGTCGGTGGTTTTGCTGGTGGTGACCGGCGGTTCGGTCAACGCGCTGGTGCCGTTCTACGCGATCGGTGTGTTCACCGGATTCTCGATGGCCGGCTACGGCATGACCAAACACCATCTGACCCATCGCGAGTCCGGTTGGCGAACCCGGTTGGTGATCAACCTGTCCGCGGGAATCCTGTCCACCGTCGTGGTCGCCATCTTCGCGGTGGCGAAGTTCACCGAGGGAGCCTGGCTGGTCGTCATCGTGTTCCCGGTGCTGGTTTTCATCCTGATGCGGCTGAATCAGGAATATCGCGCGGAGGCCGCAATTCTCGAGATGTTCCGCACCGAACGGCCCGATTTGGTGAAGTACGCGCGACACAAGGTGTTCGTGTTCGTGAACTCCGTCGATCTCGCCGTGATCGAAGCGCTGCGATACGGCAAGGGATTACGGGCCGACGAGATGATCGCGGTGCACTTCATGGTCGACGCCGCCTACGCCGCGCAAATACGAAAACGCTGGGATCACTTCGAACTCGACACCCGGCTGCGCGTCGTGGACTGCCCGGACCGGCGGATCATCCGCGCCGCGCAACTGTTCATCGCCAAGTCGATTGACGAACAGCGGAACACCAACGTGACGGCGCTGTTGCCACGCCGCACGTACAACCCGTTGGTGGGCCGGCTGTTGCACGACCGCACCGCGGACAAGATCGCCCGGGCGGTCAGCATGATCCCCGACGCCGCGGCGACGATCGTTCCCTACGACGTCCAGACGCGGATCGAGGAGGCGTACCCGGAACGCTTCGAGCAGCGAATCGCGCACGAACTCGAGAAGTTCGGCGAGTGGGTTACCCGCGGTGAGGACGAGAAAGTCGAAGCCTACGAACATCCCGATCCGTCGCGGTCGGTGATCACCGTGGCGAGCCTGATTCCGGGGCGCCGCGCCACCTTCGAAGGACGGGTCAACGAGGTCGAGGACACCAGCAAGGGCCGGCGCACCATCCGGTCGATCGTCGTCGGCGACCACAGCGGCGAGATCACCGTGGTGTTCCCGTCCGGGCACGGGGGAGCCGACATCCAGCCCGGCCAGCTGTTGCGAATCACCGGCAAGCCCAAGCAGAGCGGCAACCGGCCGATGTCGATGGTCGATCCGATGTACCACATCGTGGAAGATCCGGCCCAGGCCGGCAGGCCCGGGGCATCGCAACCCAGCGCCACCTGA